The following are encoded in a window of Psychrobacter sp. P11F6 genomic DNA:
- a CDS encoding NAD-dependent succinate-semialdehyde dehydrogenase, giving the protein MSDYQVNNPATGEVEATYPTATEQDIQNAIAQADTAYQDWRQVSLDERSAILHKIADIYLERQDELARVVANEMGKPVAQARGEIGLVADIYRYYADNAEQLLAPSTIDVDSGSASVEKRPVGALLGIMPWNYPHYQVARFVAPNFMAGNTVILKHAPQCPKTAEAIADILKDAGLPEGVYNNVFATNEQAATIIEDNRVQGVSLTGSERAGQAVAKTAGGALKKVVLELGGSDAFIVAADADIEQAIKGAISGRFGNTGQACNAAKRLIVVESVYDKFVEGFTNAVSNMTLADPLNEDTFIGPMSSKAAAVNLQEQLDSAIQAGATVLVEGGMVKDKPGAWFKPAVLTDVTESMDVYREELFGPVAVVYKACDIDHAIKIANDVPFGLGASIQTQDAALAAEIADKLEVGMVTINAPSGSEANTPFGGVKRSGFGRELGTLGITEFLNYKLIRDKS; this is encoded by the coding sequence ATGAGCGATTATCAAGTTAATAATCCAGCCACTGGCGAAGTAGAAGCCACCTACCCTACGGCAACTGAGCAGGACATCCAGAACGCTATTGCACAAGCCGATACCGCTTATCAAGACTGGCGTCAGGTTTCATTGGATGAACGCAGTGCCATACTTCATAAAATTGCCGATATCTATCTTGAACGTCAAGATGAGCTGGCCCGCGTCGTTGCCAATGAGATGGGCAAGCCCGTTGCACAAGCAAGAGGTGAAATTGGTCTAGTTGCCGATATCTATCGCTACTATGCAGACAACGCTGAGCAGCTACTAGCACCTAGTACCATTGATGTTGATTCAGGGTCAGCTTCGGTAGAAAAACGTCCTGTGGGCGCTTTATTAGGTATCATGCCGTGGAACTACCCGCACTATCAAGTGGCACGTTTTGTCGCGCCAAACTTTATGGCAGGCAATACCGTTATTCTAAAGCATGCGCCGCAATGTCCTAAGACTGCAGAAGCCATCGCTGATATCCTAAAAGATGCTGGCTTACCTGAGGGTGTCTATAACAATGTGTTTGCCACCAATGAGCAAGCAGCGACTATCATCGAAGACAACCGCGTACAAGGCGTTTCGCTAACAGGTTCTGAGCGAGCTGGGCAAGCGGTTGCTAAAACAGCAGGCGGCGCGCTGAAAAAAGTCGTGCTAGAGCTTGGCGGCTCAGACGCCTTTATCGTTGCAGCTGATGCGGATATCGAACAAGCTATAAAAGGGGCTATTTCTGGTCGTTTTGGCAATACAGGACAAGCGTGTAATGCTGCCAAACGCCTTATCGTCGTCGAATCTGTGTATGATAAATTCGTTGAAGGGTTTACTAATGCCGTCAGTAACATGACACTCGCTGATCCACTTAATGAAGATACTTTCATTGGTCCAATGTCTTCAAAGGCAGCCGCAGTTAACTTGCAAGAACAGCTCGATAGCGCCATTCAAGCAGGCGCGACCGTATTGGTCGAAGGCGGCATGGTCAAAGACAAGCCGGGTGCGTGGTTTAAGCCTGCGGTATTGACAGATGTAACTGAGTCTATGGATGTTTATCGTGAGGAGCTATTTGGTCCTGTGGCGGTCGTCTACAAAGCTTGTGATATCGATCATGCCATCAAGATAGCTAATGATGTGCCTTTCGGACTTGGCGCTTCTATCCAAACGCAAGATGCTGCGCTAGCCGCTGAGATTGCTGACAAATTAGAAGTCGGTATGGTCACTATCAATGCGCCTTCTGGTAGCGAAGCCAATACCCCGTTTGGCGGCGTTAAACGCTCAGGATTTGGTCGCGAGCTTGGCACTCTTGGTATTACTGAGTTTTTAAATTATAAATTGATTCGTGATAAGTCGTAA
- a CDS encoding APC family permease: protein MSELKKSLGTLDIIALAFGAMVGWGWVVLAGGWILSAGTWGAMLAFLIGGLAVILIGVTYAELAASMPITGGEHTYTHRALGVNVSFICSWSILFGYFSVVAFEAVALPTVVEYFIPNYNQGYLWTIAGWDVYATWVGVGMLGSVIVTWLNIRGMEVSAWFQKTAVLGILFVGTLLFIGAVMFNPEGSNSVQAPAFIGGIGGMMAVIVMVPFMFVGFDVIPQAAEEIDLTRPNIGKFLILSIVVAVMWYVGIAWSVGTTLPLLQAENSTLATADAMTNAWHGKWAGILLVIGGVLGILSSWNAFLIGGSRLLYAMSKARMLPAFLSKLHPKYKTPSNAILLIGGLATLAPLFGRKMLVWIVDAGGFGIVIAYTCVAISFLVLRYREPDMVRPFRIPAGKLVGMITIALSFGILMLYMPGMPSALTPIEWWIFFGWTVLGIALYGYARVKYPGISESIMAEELRELKIVNQLWLKDNPPKQ, encoded by the coding sequence ATGTCTGAATTAAAAAAATCGTTAGGGACGCTAGATATTATCGCCTTAGCATTCGGTGCTATGGTTGGTTGGGGCTGGGTAGTCTTGGCTGGTGGTTGGATTTTATCTGCGGGGACGTGGGGCGCAATGCTGGCGTTCTTGATAGGCGGCTTGGCAGTGATACTGATTGGTGTGACTTATGCCGAGCTTGCCGCATCGATGCCGATTACGGGCGGTGAGCATACCTATACGCATAGAGCACTGGGGGTAAATGTCTCCTTTATCTGCTCATGGAGTATTCTGTTTGGGTATTTTTCGGTGGTCGCGTTTGAGGCGGTTGCCTTGCCGACAGTCGTAGAGTATTTCATCCCCAATTACAATCAAGGATATCTCTGGACCATCGCTGGTTGGGATGTTTATGCCACTTGGGTGGGCGTTGGGATGCTGGGCTCAGTCATCGTCACTTGGCTAAATATCCGCGGTATGGAAGTCAGTGCGTGGTTCCAAAAGACGGCCGTATTGGGCATCTTATTTGTTGGTACGTTGCTGTTCATTGGCGCAGTCATGTTCAATCCTGAAGGCTCGAACTCAGTACAAGCACCTGCATTCATCGGTGGTATTGGCGGTATGATGGCCGTTATTGTCATGGTGCCGTTTATGTTTGTCGGCTTTGACGTTATTCCGCAAGCGGCAGAAGAAATTGATCTAACTCGTCCTAATATTGGTAAATTTTTGATTTTATCGATTGTCGTTGCGGTAATGTGGTATGTGGGTATCGCTTGGAGTGTTGGCACGACCTTGCCACTCTTACAAGCCGAAAACTCAACGCTCGCCACTGCGGATGCGATGACCAATGCTTGGCATGGCAAGTGGGCAGGTATTTTATTAGTCATTGGTGGGGTACTGGGTATTTTATCAAGTTGGAATGCCTTCTTGATTGGTGGTAGCCGCCTACTTTATGCCATGTCAAAAGCACGTATGTTGCCCGCCTTTTTAAGCAAGCTGCATCCAAAGTATAAGACGCCGTCGAATGCCATTTTATTGATCGGTGGCTTGGCGACACTAGCACCTTTGTTTGGTCGTAAAATGCTGGTTTGGATTGTCGATGCTGGTGGTTTTGGTATCGTTATTGCTTATACCTGTGTCGCTATCTCATTCTTAGTACTCCGCTACCGCGAGCCTGATATGGTACGCCCATTTAGAATACCAGCAGGTAAGCTGGTTGGTATGATCACGATTGCGCTAAGTTTTGGAATACTCATGCTGTATATGCCAGGTATGCCATCCGCGCTAACCCCTATCGAGTGGTGGATTTTCTTTGGCTGGACAGTCTTAGGTATTGCGTTATATGGTTATGCAAGGGTGAAATATCCAGGTATTAGCGAGTCAATTATGGCAGAAGAGCTACGTGAATTAAAAATCGTCAATCAGTTGTGGTTAAAAGATAATCCACCTAAGCAATAG
- the gabT gene encoding 4-aminobutyrate--2-oxoglutarate transaminase: protein MTTTNKSLLERRKAVLPTGLGVAYPIFAEKAKNSEVWDVEGNRYIDFVGGISVLNTGHSHPKITQRVHEQLDKFTHTAAQMINYECYVDLAEKLCEKAPISGEKKAFFLTTGAEAVENCIKIARAKTGRPGIISFVGGWHGRTLMCMSLTGKVLPYKKNFGPMPGPVFHALFPAEELNVTEAQALHSLEMIFQADIDPSEVAAMIIEPVQGEGGFHQVTPSFAKSLRDICDEHGIVLIFDEVQCGFARTGTLFATEQLGVEPDLMTSAKSLAGGYPISAVIGRADIMDAPQVGGLGGTYSGNPLACVAALAVMEVIEEENLLERSIEIGDKIEAFLKGLNLSSIGHIRHKGAMLAFELIDSNGKPDVEATTNLKAKAFEQGLLLASCGMYGNAIRVMVPLTVEDEVLQEGLDIIKAILTA, encoded by the coding sequence ATGACGACTACCAATAAATCACTACTTGAGCGCCGTAAAGCTGTTTTACCAACAGGACTTGGCGTTGCCTATCCCATCTTTGCAGAAAAAGCCAAAAACTCAGAAGTTTGGGATGTTGAAGGCAATCGTTATATTGACTTCGTTGGTGGTATCTCAGTACTGAATACTGGTCACAGCCATCCAAAAATCACCCAGCGCGTGCATGAGCAACTTGACAAGTTTACCCATACTGCGGCGCAAATGATCAACTACGAATGCTATGTGGATCTTGCCGAAAAACTTTGTGAAAAAGCCCCTATCAGCGGTGAGAAAAAAGCCTTCTTTTTAACCACTGGTGCAGAAGCGGTCGAAAACTGTATCAAGATTGCTCGTGCGAAAACTGGTCGCCCAGGCATCATCTCTTTCGTTGGTGGTTGGCACGGTCGTACTTTAATGTGCATGAGTTTGACGGGTAAAGTGCTGCCGTACAAAAAGAACTTTGGTCCAATGCCAGGCCCTGTATTCCATGCGCTATTCCCAGCTGAAGAGCTAAATGTCACAGAAGCACAAGCATTGCATAGCCTTGAGATGATTTTCCAAGCGGATATCGATCCTAGCGAAGTAGCGGCGATGATTATCGAGCCAGTACAAGGCGAGGGTGGTTTTCATCAAGTCACCCCATCATTTGCTAAATCTCTACGCGATATCTGCGATGAGCATGGCATTGTCTTGATTTTTGATGAAGTGCAATGTGGTTTTGCCCGTACGGGTACGTTGTTTGCCACCGAGCAGTTGGGTGTTGAGCCTGACTTAATGACCAGTGCCAAGAGCTTGGCGGGTGGTTATCCTATCTCTGCCGTTATCGGTCGCGCTGATATCATGGATGCGCCGCAAGTCGGCGGTTTGGGCGGTACATACTCTGGTAACCCACTGGCTTGTGTGGCTGCACTCGCTGTCATGGAAGTCATCGAAGAAGAAAACCTACTTGAGCGCAGTATTGAGATTGGCGACAAAATCGAAGCTTTCTTAAAGGGCTTAAACTTAAGCAGTATCGGTCATATTCGTCATAAAGGCGCGATGCTCGCGTTTGAGTTAATCGATAGTAATGGCAAGCCTGATGTGGAAGCGACGACTAACCTAAAAGCGAAAGCATTTGAGCAAGGTTTATTATTAGCGTCTTGCGGTATGTATGGCAACGCCATTCGCGTGATGGTGCCATTGACGGTTGAAGATGAAGTGCTCCAAGAAGGTCTAGATATTATCAAAGCTATCCTAACCGCTTAA
- the aguA gene encoding agmatine deiminase, producing the protein MSLLPNRLITGTTPQQDSFYMPAEFEPIQKIWMVWPYRADNWRQQAAPAQKAYADVALAINRFCEVGVLVNPDDYQSCRDSLPADIDVISMPSNDAWARDTVPTFLINDKGELRACDWTFNAWGGDYDGLYSPWDDDDKLSERLCDHLDIKRYRTDNFVIEGGAFHVDGEGTVLTTRMCLLSPGRNPHLTKDQIEDKLEAYLNAQKVLWIDDGIDPDETTGHIDDIACFARPSEVVCLYTDDSEHPFYEATQKAYKQLSNMTDAKGRRLKVHKLCCTKQPVTLPEDYDIEQSDDAKARHTGDVCIASYANFLICNEAIIVPQYDDENDSLAIEQLEKVFPQHQVVGVRTKEVVFGGGNIHCITQQQPKSSIKSINQKHPHKNIDPNGF; encoded by the coding sequence ATGTCATTATTACCGAACCGATTAATCACTGGCACAACACCACAACAAGACAGCTTTTACATGCCAGCAGAATTTGAGCCTATACAAAAAATATGGATGGTATGGCCATACCGTGCTGATAACTGGCGACAACAAGCCGCTCCTGCTCAGAAAGCTTATGCTGATGTCGCATTGGCAATCAACAGATTTTGTGAGGTTGGCGTACTGGTCAATCCTGATGACTATCAATCATGCCGCGATAGTCTACCTGCTGACATCGACGTCATATCCATGCCCAGCAATGATGCTTGGGCGCGTGATACTGTCCCGACATTTTTAATCAATGATAAAGGTGAGCTACGCGCCTGTGATTGGACATTCAATGCATGGGGCGGCGACTATGATGGACTATACTCGCCATGGGATGACGATGATAAGCTGTCTGAACGCTTATGTGACCATCTAGATATCAAACGCTATCGAACGGATAACTTTGTGATAGAAGGCGGTGCATTTCATGTCGATGGTGAAGGCACGGTTCTGACCACACGTATGTGTTTGCTCAGTCCTGGACGTAACCCGCACCTAACCAAAGATCAAATTGAAGACAAGTTAGAAGCCTATCTTAATGCGCAAAAAGTACTGTGGATTGATGACGGTATCGATCCTGACGAAACCACTGGTCATATTGATGATATTGCCTGCTTTGCACGCCCTAGTGAAGTCGTTTGTTTATACACTGATGATTCTGAGCATCCGTTTTATGAAGCAACGCAAAAAGCCTATAAACAGCTATCTAATATGACCGATGCCAAAGGTCGCCGACTAAAAGTCCATAAGCTTTGCTGTACCAAGCAACCTGTTACTTTACCTGAGGACTATGATATTGAGCAGTCTGACGATGCTAAGGCGCGTCATACTGGCGATGTTTGTATCGCCTCGTATGCCAATTTTTTAATTTGTAATGAGGCTATCATCGTACCGCAATATGATGATGAAAATGATTCATTAGCCATCGAGCAGCTTGAAAAAGTATTTCCTCAGCATCAGGTAGTGGGAGTACGCACAAAGGAGGTTGTCTTTGGCGGTGGTAATATTCACTGTATTACTCAGCAGCAGCCAAAATCATCAATTAAAAGCATTAACCAAAAGCACCCGCATAAAAATATAGACCCAAATGGATTTTGA
- a CDS encoding NAD-dependent succinate-semialdehyde dehydrogenase: MSQLSQSTLQLSNPDLLKQQCFIKDGWHAASDESTIDVSNPFNGDIIGTVPSLTTDDVNDAVTASHEAQILWAAKTPKERAELLQKWADLIDANKEDLAIIMTAEQGKPLNESRGEVGYANSFIRWFAEEGKRVYGDVIPANQSQLRHVVLKQPVGVCAAITPWNFPAAMITRKAAPALAAGCTMIIKPATETPFSALALAALAEQAGIPAGVIQVVTGKSSTIGDILTGDARIHKLSFTGSTEVGRTLMAQCATTIKKLSLELGGNAPFIVFDDADLEKAAEGLIASKYRNAGQTCVCANRVYVQDSIKDEFLDVFVKKVAELNVGNGMDAGVDIGPLINQKALEKVQALLKDALDKGATLIAGGSTNDASKLTYNPTVITDISAAMDIAHEEIFGPIATIFTFKDEADVIRQANDTIYGLAAYFYSGNYARSWRVTEGLEYGIIGHNTGLISTEVAPFGGVKQSGFGREGSKYGIEEYVVTKYWCSDVS; the protein is encoded by the coding sequence ATGTCACAACTGTCACAGTCTACGCTACAGCTATCGAACCCAGATCTACTTAAACAGCAGTGTTTCATCAAAGATGGCTGGCATGCCGCTAGTGATGAATCGACTATTGATGTGAGCAATCCTTTCAACGGCGATATCATCGGTACGGTACCAAGCCTAACGACCGACGATGTGAACGACGCGGTTACCGCCTCTCATGAAGCCCAAATCCTTTGGGCAGCCAAAACCCCAAAAGAGCGTGCTGAGCTACTACAAAAGTGGGCAGACCTCATCGATGCCAATAAAGAGGACTTGGCTATCATTATGACCGCTGAGCAAGGCAAACCTCTAAACGAGTCACGCGGTGAAGTGGGCTATGCCAATAGCTTTATCCGCTGGTTTGCCGAAGAAGGCAAGCGTGTTTATGGCGATGTTATCCCTGCCAATCAGTCACAACTGCGCCATGTCGTCCTAAAGCAGCCCGTTGGCGTTTGCGCAGCGATCACGCCTTGGAATTTCCCAGCAGCGATGATTACCCGTAAAGCCGCGCCAGCATTGGCAGCAGGCTGCACGATGATTATTAAACCTGCGACTGAAACGCCATTTTCTGCATTAGCACTGGCTGCATTGGCTGAACAAGCAGGTATTCCAGCAGGCGTTATCCAAGTAGTGACGGGCAAATCATCAACCATCGGCGATATCCTAACGGGCGATGCACGTATTCATAAGCTTTCATTCACAGGCTCTACCGAAGTCGGTCGTACCTTGATGGCTCAATGCGCGACAACCATCAAAAAACTGTCATTAGAGCTGGGCGGCAATGCGCCATTTATCGTCTTTGATGACGCTGATCTGGAAAAAGCGGCTGAAGGCTTAATCGCCTCTAAATATCGTAACGCTGGTCAAACTTGTGTTTGTGCCAACCGTGTCTATGTGCAAGACAGTATTAAAGATGAATTCCTAGATGTGTTTGTGAAAAAAGTCGCTGAGCTAAATGTCGGTAACGGCATGGATGCAGGCGTGGATATTGGTCCTTTGATTAATCAAAAGGCGCTAGAAAAAGTGCAAGCGCTACTTAAAGATGCTTTAGACAAAGGCGCGACACTTATCGCTGGCGGCAGCACCAATGACGCCTCCAAGCTTACTTACAATCCAACGGTCATTACCGATATCAGTGCTGCGATGGATATCGCGCACGAAGAAATCTTTGGCCCTATTGCCACTATCTTTACCTTTAAAGATGAGGCCGACGTTATTCGTCAAGCCAACGATACTATCTACGGCTTGGCTGCCTATTTCTACAGTGGCAATTATGCACGTTCATGGCGTGTCACTGAAGGTCTTGAATACGGCATTATTGGTCATAATACGGGTCTGATTTCTACCGAAGTCGCCCCATTTGGCGGTGTCAAGCAGTCTGGCTTCGGCCGCGAAGGCTCAAAATACGGCATTGAAGAATATGTCGTGACCAAATACTGGTGCTCTGACGTCAGCTAA
- a CDS encoding IclR family transcriptional regulator, which produces MSSTAVPALDKTFQILDLITDSSQPLTAAHIAKELNLPRSSTHNILQSLLAKHVIYKDSDSRFHLGSYLMYWAGKYEQQQGVIQLFKDLIVQYPILLQHTVTLSKLDLGEVVFLACHEAPAPLGFTFRAGVRVPAVFSATGKAMLSTFSMDSIKSIYATGFPTPITQHGVDNFSDLSTELTAIQNSRISLDDGQLREGMYCLGTYIRNASGNAVAGMAVSFLQGEYESKRAEVSAVLIELAEQIEQRLGFIDNK; this is translated from the coding sequence ATGAGCTCAACTGCCGTTCCTGCCTTGGACAAAACCTTTCAGATTTTAGATTTAATTACTGATAGCTCACAGCCTTTAACCGCAGCTCATATTGCTAAAGAGCTCAATCTACCACGTAGCTCAACCCACAATATTTTGCAAAGTCTTTTGGCTAAGCATGTCATCTATAAAGACAGCGATAGCCGCTTTCATTTAGGCTCTTATTTGATGTATTGGGCAGGTAAGTATGAGCAGCAGCAAGGCGTCATCCAATTATTTAAAGACCTTATTGTCCAGTATCCGATTCTTCTTCAACATACAGTTACTTTATCTAAGCTTGATTTAGGTGAAGTGGTGTTTTTAGCCTGTCATGAAGCGCCTGCCCCGCTTGGCTTTACCTTTCGCGCTGGTGTTCGCGTACCAGCGGTATTCTCTGCCACGGGCAAGGCCATGCTCTCAACATTCTCTATGGACAGTATCAAATCTATCTACGCTACTGGCTTCCCTACGCCTATTACCCAACACGGTGTTGATAACTTTAGCGATTTGTCCACCGAGTTGACCGCCATTCAAAACAGTCGCATCTCACTCGATGATGGGCAACTTCGCGAAGGGATGTATTGTTTGGGTACTTATATTCGCAATGCGTCAGGCAATGCCGTTGCGGGTATGGCAGTTAGCTTTTTGCAAGGCGAATATGAGTCCAAGCGTGCTGAGGTCAGTGCTGTGCTGATTGAATTAGCCGAGCAAATTGAGCAGCGTTTGGGTTTTATCGATAATAAATAA